In a genomic window of Helicobacter pylori NQ4053:
- a CDS encoding YfhL family 4Fe-4S dicluster ferredoxin, translating into MSLLVNDECIACDACREECPSEAIEEGDPIYNIDPDRCTECYGYDDDEPRCVSVCPVDAILPDPNNAESKEELKYKYEILKEQD; encoded by the coding sequence ATGTCATTATTAGTGAATGATGAATGCATTGCATGCGATGCTTGCAGAGAAGAATGCCCTAGTGAGGCGATTGAAGAGGGCGATCCCATTTATAATATTGATCCAGATCGATGCACAGAGTGTTATGGGTATGATGATGATGAGCCTCGTTGCGTGAGCGTATGCCCTGTAGATGCGATTTTACCGGATCCTAACAATGCAGAGAGCAAAGAGGAATTGAAATACAAATACGAAATCTTAAAAGAGCAAGACTAA
- a CDS encoding Ppx/GppA family phosphatase, producing MAKITTVIDIGSNSVRLAVFKKTSQFGFYLLFETKSKVRISEGCYAFNGILQEIPMQRAVKALSEFKEIALKYKSKKILCVATSAVRDAPNRLEFVARVKKACGLQIKIIDGQKEAFYGGIACANLLHKNSGITIDIGGGSTECALIEKGKIKDLISLDVGTIRIKEMFLDKDLDVKLAKAFIQKEVSKLPFKHKNAFGVGGTIRALSKVLMKRFCYPIDSLHGYEIDAHKNLAFIEKIVMLKEDQLRLLGVNEERLDSIRSGALILSVVLEHLKTSLMITSGVGVREGVFLSDLLRHHYHKFPPNINPSLISLKDRFLPHEKHSQKVKKECVKLFEVLSPLHKIDEKYLFHLKIAGELASMGKILSVYLAHKHSAYFILNALSYGFSHQDRAIICLLAQFSHKKIPKDNAIAHMSAMMPSLLTLQWLSFILSLAENLCLTDSHHLKYTLEKNKLVIHSNDVLYLAKEMLPKLIKPIPLTIEFA from the coding sequence ATGGCTAAAATCACAACCGTGATTGACATAGGCTCTAATTCAGTGCGTTTGGCTGTCTTTAAAAAGACGAGCCAGTTTGGGTTTTACTTGCTTTTTGAGACCAAGTCTAAGGTTAGGATTTCAGAGGGCTGTTATGCGTTTAATGGAATCTTACAAGAAATCCCCATGCAAAGAGCCGTTAAAGCCTTGAGCGAATTTAAAGAAATCGCTCTCAAATACAAAAGCAAAAAAATCTTGTGCGTAGCGACCTCAGCGGTGCGCGATGCCCCTAATCGGTTAGAGTTTGTAGCGAGGGTGAAAAAGGCTTGCGGTTTGCAAATCAAAATCATTGACGGGCAAAAAGAAGCGTTCTATGGCGGGATCGCATGCGCGAATTTGTTGCATAAAAATTCAGGGATCACGATAGACATTGGAGGGGGTAGCACCGAGTGCGCGTTGATTGAAAAAGGCAAGATTAAGGACTTAATCTCGCTTGATGTTGGGACGATTCGCATTAAAGAAATGTTTTTGGACAAAGACTTAGATGTCAAATTGGCTAAAGCCTTTATCCAAAAAGAGGTTTCTAAACTGCCCTTTAAGCACAAAAACGCCTTTGGGGTGGGGGGGACAATCAGAGCCTTGAGTAAGGTGCTGATGAAACGCTTTTGTTACCCTATTGATTCTTTGCATGGCTATGAAATAGATGCACATAAAAATTTAGCGTTCATTGAAAAAATCGTCATGCTTAAAGAAGATCAATTACGGCTTTTAGGGGTGAATGAAGAGCGTTTGGATAGCATTAGGAGTGGGGCATTGATTTTATCAGTCGTGTTAGAGCATTTAAAAACTTCCTTGATGATTACTAGCGGGGTAGGGGTGAGAGAGGGCGTGTTTTTGAGCGATTTATTGCGCCACCATTACCATAAATTCCCCCCCAATATCAACCCCTCTCTCATCTCTCTAAAAGATCGCTTTTTACCCCATGAAAAGCACAGCCAAAAGGTCAAAAAAGAATGCGTGAAATTGTTTGAAGTTTTATCGCCTTTGCATAAAATAGATGAAAAATACCTTTTCCATTTAAAGATTGCGGGGGAATTGGCGAGCATGGGTAAGATTTTAAGCGTCTATTTAGCCCACAAGCACAGCGCGTATTTCATTTTAAACGCTTTGAGTTATGGCTTTAGCCACCAAGATAGGGCGATCATTTGCTTATTAGCGCAATTCAGCCATAAAAAAATCCCTAAAGACAACGCTATCGCCCACATGAGCGCGATGATGCCAAGCCTTTTGACCTTGCAATGGCTGAGTTTTATCCTTTCTTTAGCCGAAAATTTGTGCCTAACAGACAGCCACCATTTAAAATACACGCTAGAAAAAAACAAGCTTGTGATCCATTCTAATGATGTGCTTTATTTG